The genome window ttgaaaaatctccagttttccggcACCGGCGAAACCAGTCTGGCgattggaggaagaagatgtcGCGCGTAGGGGCGCGTGGGTCCGTGCCCTTCCCGACGCGTGGGGGCGTGTGGCaagtccaaatttttttctaaaaatacctcgacgtctgtgacgtcgagtaggtcaccgTGGTATATTcgtatacccaaattgagcatcgtatgagaagttattacgcattgtcagttatgtgctttaattaacgtttttatagttgtttcgcatataggtgatacctatcccgaggatgAGCTTATTCAAGGACGTCACGGGTGTCACATCTTAGCCCAGGGTGGACCACTTCCCAGGCccattccaccaccgtagcacgatattgtccgttttgggccccgactacaccctcacagttttgtttctgggaactcacacgagaacttcctagtaggtcacccatcatgggattgctctcgcgtgctactcgcttaacttcggagttccgatggaacccgaagccagtgagctcccaaaaggcctcgtgctaggtagggatgagaatatacatttaaggatcactctcctgggtgatgtgggatgtcacaatccatcccctttaggggcccgacgtcctcgtcggcacaccacggccagggttaggctctgataccaaactgacacaccccgatcccagaatcaaggcgtgatggccatcacgtgagcgtgacgtaaccaaaagtgcgatgcggaagcaaaagataagagaaatacgaaggaataaaacccaactactagcaataatatccaactagcatgctagaataagtttaagtgtgaaacacacaaattcagagcataagtactaggtgcaatcaagtaggaccataactaaattacaacacccgcaggtgagtcctacatttatgtagtctgtcagtacgccatgggaatcctcgtgggccaccaacgctgctaactatggcgcaaaacaaaattgagtgggtcagtaaaaccaaagtttttcaaaaacagttcatttaaaacatttctaacccctcactgtaaaacctgtatactttcccagaaaataacataatatgcatataatcttcgtatatctcaaatcacaattctttatcaaaacccagaaaatatgccatgacataatgtcaataacagattaagaatgcatcaatataacaggtgacataatgaatcaaccggagaccctgtagttggtcctgtacggttaattccacagctcaatatccaaacaaactggagtcaccacggtgacctgtacggcactactctgcacataagtcggaactacttgaagtagtctgtacaacaaggatggtgtaataatacgctctagtgtttctctcatcaatcatctgtgcacataatctaaggtcacctactagtcggaaccacctctagtgatctgtacgactagcatgtcggaaccctctcatggtctgtacgacatgcacctacttggatccaaggtgagcgtgcggtgcgggtgaataatataagcactaacatcAGGGGtacaggttatgagctctcaaatctgcaagaatAGGAACATGacaagcatacaaagcattgagtcgaccttgaggtttcctactcagcgcatcagctaccacatttgcacaacccggatgatactcaatagtgcagtcataatcacttagtaaCTCCATTCACCTTcgttgacgaagattaagatcatgctgagtgaaaaaatattgaagactcttatgatctgtgaagatcttacacttctcaccatagagataatgcctccaaattttcaaagcaaaaacaatggctgccaactcaagatcgtgagtaggataattcctttcatgaatcttcaactgtcgagaagcataggcaatcactctattatgctgcatcaaaacacatcccaaaccattcaaagaagcatcactgtaaatctTAAAGTTACtgctatcatcaggaagtaccaatatcggagcatgagtgaggcaatatttcaactgctgaaactttgctcacaattctcgtcccactcaaacttaacatccttcctggttaacttcATTAGTGGTAaggcaatcatagaaaaatcttgaacaaaccatcgataataacctgctatACCCAGAAAACTctgtacctcagtgacggttcgtggttgttcccaattctccactactgctatcttttgaggatctacttgaattccttgtgccgatactacatgccccaaaaatgccacttcattcaaccaaaacttacatttactgaacttggcatacaactgatgctccctcaatttctttaatattAAGTTAAGGTGtcgaatatgatctgcttttgacttagagtataccagaatatcatcgataaagacaatgacaaacgtgtcaagatattgctggaatacctcattcattagcctcatgaaagctgcaggtgcattagtcaatccaaatggcatcaccaaaaactcataatgcccataacgggtcctgaaagccgtcttaggtacatcatcctctttaatcttcaactgataatagccagatctcaaatcaatcttagagaacacacacGTACCATtgagttgatcaaacaaatcatcgatacgagacaatggataacggtttttaatcgttacccgattcaattgcctgtaatcgatacataatctcaaagttccatctttcttccttacaaataacactggagctccccaaggtgaagtactaggttgaatgaaacatTTATCAATTAATTCctgtaactgaattttcaactctctcagttcagctggagccattctatatggagttaaagatatagaatctgtacctggaagcaaatcaatagaaaactccacatctctatcAGGCGGCAATCCAGGAAAATCATCTgggaatacatcaggatagtacctgactactccaacttcctccacattgctaggaacaacatcatttaacaccacatgtgctaagtatccttgacaacctttcgataacAACTTATTTGCtctcatggcagaaataacaccatgtctcaccctatttctttcacccacaaaagtaacctctggtaatccaggacgatgaaaAATAACTGACTTCCtgtaacaatctatatgggcaTGATTACAATGCAACCAATCtgcccctaaaatcacatcaaaatccataatatctaacgggataagattagctggcataaccacaccatccaccatcactggacacccaggataaacactatcaacataacatttgtcccctctaggcatagcaaatTCTAAATCAAATCTTAGAGGTGTAGGgtgaggttgagtcatttgagcaaacgtatgaaAAATCACAGAATGTGTAGTACTACAATCAATCAAGACTcttgcaaaatgaccaagaatatttaacgtacccataatcaaatctggatggttctgagcatcttgcagtgagatgtgattaacacgtccctgagctagttgtcgtccaccacgacctctgttgCCTTGGTTACCTCGCTCCTGAGAAGTACGTCCATGTCCTGGCTGATTAGACTACCTAGATGGTCCTGCACCACTAGCAGTAACCTCTCCCTGTCGGGGCTGACCTCCCTGATGCCACTAAGATCCACTAGTTGGCATGGAAGAATAAGAAGTATAACCTCCAGGGTCTTGGGAATACCCAGTCTGAGAATAAGGATCCTGGGAATACTGATACTGTCCGGAAGCATATGGAGCAGCATCACCCTGGTAatggtaagcaccaccacgacccgTCTGACCATAATTGCCTGATCCAAAATTTTGCTGAATCGACGCTGAAGGTGGCATAACAGACTGCTGAGACCTCTACTGACTCTGGGAACACTGAGCAGCCCTATGtcccatctgtccacaagtgtAGCAAGCACCACCACTTCTCATACACTCTCCATGATGTCTGAAATTACAACAGCGGCACAACAGAGCACCAaaaccaccagcaccaccaaaaTCTCTGTCTTTGAAACCTGGGTCCACCAGCAAATCTTCCACCTCTCCTCGGGCCTGTGACACTAAATCCTCCACTGGAAGAACTCGAGCTCGctccacttttcttgaaattctgcgTCTTACGGGTTCCCTGAGTGGAGATACCTTTACCCCTATCCTCTTTCTTCTGATTATCATTcttatcttcatcatcctcactgTTACTAGGAAGGTTGTCAGAATCCTCCATCCTAAccaaaatctcataaaactcatgataatcggTGCAAGGAAGCGCACTAGCAAAAGTCCGCCATTTCCTCTTAGTTCCCAGCTTAAAACGGCGAAGCATCTCtacctgattaccagctgtatcagggtcataacgagacaagtctgtaaacttcctgtaatactcatgtgccgacatattcttttgcttcaattgagtgaactttTGCTTCTTACGATCAATGTACTCCGGAGAAACAAATCTTTTCATAAAATTCTCTTTGAATACTTCCCAGTCAGCTGCCATCTCATGTGACATAAACTTAGTCTGATTTACCCACCAAGCTGCTGGCTCTCGCcccaaaaaccaagtagtggtctcaacccatctattagcaggaagattcccctgactctaCATCCTCAATATGGTCTAACCACTTTTCTGCTCCTTCATGAccctcattacccatgaaacggtccaatttcagattatacatagtctccaggggtgttctctgaggaggaggatgacggattgcattctgaaaggcatgggccatcgcttcccctaattgagttatATCAGGAAAATTAGACTCAGTAGCACAGCGTGATTCcttacgaggcggcatagttctgacagaagacaccaaaagatcattagagcattaacaatttatacaagactgcaacctaggctctgataccaaactgagaCATCCTGCCCTGggtggatcacttcccgggcccattccaccaccgtagcacgatattgtctgctttgggccccgactacgccctcacggttttgtttctgggaactcacacgagaacttcccagtgggtcacccatcatgggattgctctcgcaagctactcgcttaacttcggagttccgatggaaccctaagccagtgagctcccaaaaggcctcgtgctaggtagggatgagaatatacctttaaggatcactctcttgggtgatgtgggatgtcacaacgggggttacgacccttcaacttattagtgagtgggcagtattttctgtatatacctatatactattaatttttcccagaaattgaatttaaatgaaagtgtgttttaaaatgccatgcatgcatattatgaaatatgtgaattagtatttgatgcatatatatatgtgaattgtgTCGGGGCcgcacaggtgagttttatgttaatcaTTGTGATGTGAATTGTATTGAAAGCTCAAacatgcacccctggtgttagtgcttatattattcaccctgcaccacacgctcaccttggatccaagtaggtgcatgtcgtacaaaccattagagggttccgacatgtcgtacataccatgaggtggttccgacttgtaggtgagtttagattattatacaactgttgatgagagaagcactagagcgtattcttatacctttcttatcgtacagactacttcaagtagtttcgatttatgtgcagagtggcgccgtacaggtcactgtggtgactctagctggttggatattgagctattgaattaaccgtacaagaccaattgtagggtctccggttgattccttatttcacctgttataatgtTGCATTCTTATTTTGTTGTTGCATTCTTATTCTGTTGTTGACgttatggcatggcatactttctggtttttgataaagatttgtgaattgaaatatttgaagaattatatgcatattatgtcattttctgggaatgtatacaggttttacagcgagaggttagaaatattattaaatgaaatgttttcaaaaagctttgttttactaacccactcaatcttgttttgcgcccctccagttTCTAGTTAGCGGTGTGGTGGCTCACAAGGATTTccacggcgttctgacagactacataaatttaggactcaccttcgggtgttgtaatttagttattcctacttgactgcacctagtatttatgctctgaatatgtgtgtttcacacttaaactcactctagcatgttagttggatattattgttagtatttggtttttatttcttcatattgctcttatctattgcttctgcgtcgcacttttggttacgtcacgcccacgtgacggccagcacgccttgattttaggatcggggtgtgtcatggaGCCTTCAactcccaagtttaaattccatgtaaatatatgtcattttccaatttctatgattgagagtttaaaaataagaaatttcgtattcaattccattgttgttttaggttaaccaaacaaaacaattcacaatttctagaaaataaaatcccgtcattttaaaatttcttagtaatcttaaacttctttatccaaacatagtgtaaatgATGTGGTtcttgataattgaattataatttaagtgttgattaacgtgcttatttttttattagtgatacattatttgatttgcaaaCATGTTGTGCAAAAATCAAATCAACGTTAAAAGAAATTTAGTAAAAGTGGCGCTTTCTCAATGTTTCCTCTATTCAAAAGACAAGACGTGTTGCACATAAAATTTCTCTCTAATAAATTGGCCATAGAATTTCTCAACGCTTTTCGGTTTGACTCCCCTTCTCCAATGAATAAATCATTTTTCCTTGGAAAGCAATACTTGCATTGagaattttacttttgataatattttaaatcaatcacGCAGTTCATGTATTTTAGTTTTCTCGCAAAACATTACGTTATTGCTATGAAATTACACCTCCTTCACAATCATAATATAATTGTCAACCATAACATATCATTCAAATCTCCTCCACAATCAAAAGCTGTCCTCACTAGTAAGATCTGCAGCACCTCctcatgcatacatatataatGGCACTTAACAAAACTACACCTCTTGCCATCTACTCCTGGAGTCCTCCTTTTACAAAACCAGTTTGGAACTTCACAGAGGCACTAACCCTAGCTTAAGAGAGTTGTTAACGCCACCCCTTCTTAACTTTCCACCAACAATCCAGCTTCTTTTACAATCTCTGCACAAACGTTTCTCTTTACGTAGATTGGAATATTTGAACTGTTCAAATCTTGTGTTCAAGCTTTCGCAGCGAGGGCAGGGAAGTATCTTCTTGCGTGCCTCCGCTTTAGCTCGGGCTAATTCATCAGCACTAGGCTGCAATGCTGCACGCATTTACCAAACGTCAAAGCAAATGTTCATCCAGAAGAagattcaaatatctcaaacgCGTGATGTGTCAAGTTAATTACCTGGTTTAGAGATGCATGCTTCCACTCTCATATCCTTCTTCTGAATTTCCGGCTTCTTCTCAGCAACCCTCCGCTGCATGTCCTGTCAATGAACAGATGTACAATTCTAATCATGCGTACAGAATTGGTTAATTCATGCTAAATGACACCATTTAAACGTAGGAATTACACAGCGAAGGACTTCATCGGTTGAACTTACCCTGTCCCTAACAAGCACCTTGTTCCCCTCTTTGATTCTTTCCAACTCTACAAGGTTTCCCACACATTTACTTGCAAAGTGAATTAAGAAAAACCCCGAAAATGCCAATGTGATGgatgaacaaaaacataaacGATCAAATATATCACAAAGGATACGTCCCGTCTTCCAAAAGTTTGAGCAGGTTCTTAGTATTCTGTGAACACATTCAGAACATATCAAGGTAAATTAGACGAAATGAATCATCAAAAACGAATTAGATTAGCCAATTCAGATCGATAAAGTTACAACCTTTACATCCTGACAACATATGTATTCAGATCAATCAAGTCACACCAACTTGCTTATAGCAAATCAGAGATTAAATTACGAGGgcggaaaaaagaagaagtacCATTTCGGCAAAGGAATCAGTTTGGTCCCCAATCTTATGCCTCTTCTTGCCATCTGCTATCCACACCAAAAATCTCAGTCACTTATTGGCAAAGCATAATCTTGCAAAAAGCCCAAAATTTCTTAGGGCCCATTTGGGATTTGCTTCTGTTTAGACAACCAAAAGTGCTTCTAATTACCTTAATGCGTTTGGAAGAAAAACATTATAGTTCTTATGGGTTGTAGAGGTGCTTCCACTTGgaactttttttataaaaatttctaCTTGTTTATAATACTACAAGCGTTTCTAGCATAAGTGCTTCCTACAGAAGCAGTCCCAAACAAACCCTACGTCACTTTACCTCAAATTTctacacaaagaaaaaaaagaaaaacgacAAAAAGCATTTTCCAGCAGAAATTCGGAGaaaaaattgcaaagaaacCATGGTTGTAGCAATGTATGACTAACATATGTGAACCTTAAACACGCAACGAGAAAGAAATGCAGGCgaaagaaagaaatatcaaGGAAAGCAGAAATGGGAGAAACTGACCTCGAGCATTGTCATCTTCTACGTCCATTGCTTTAATTTCGTCGCCAATTTCTCCCAGAGGGCTTGTTTGCTCTCTCTTTGCACCTCCCCGCAGACgaaccatctctctctctctagctggTTCTTACTTCGTACTGGTCTGAATTCAGAAATTACAAAACGACTGGAAAAGTTCTTGACTTGAAGGAAATGGTGAGCtgcagaaatttttagttgagacgGAAATACGGATGGTACATCatgtatttttatgtaaatggtgaaaatttttaatttttaaattattaaccttttaacacacataacccaccatttatataggaaCACGTAGTGTACCACCTCGTATgacggtcacattgaaaaatctctcggtGAGCTGGTTGTTGATtctgagaaatttttaattgtgacgggaacacaagtggtaGACCACGTGCTTTAATTGaagtgatgagaaattttattttttaagttattaacattttagcACACATTTTCAATCATTTGTATAATAATACGTGGTATACTATCTTATGTACCagtcatactgaaaaatctctctcgTTGATTCTTTCGTGGAAGTGTTCCCTATTTTGGgcctttttgttgtttttgtttttttcccaaACTTTGGGCTCTCTTTTGGTTCAATTCGGCTTCTTGCCGTGGGACTGTCGTGTTTATAAAtagaatcaaaatttaaaagaaatcaCAAACAGTGGAACCATCCTGACAGATGATGAACAGTATCGGAagtattttgttaaaacttttttttttttttaattcactaCGTCGAGTTTAAACTCTTCCCTTCATTTTAGTTAGTTTACAATAATAATGTCGCTTGCAGTTTAAAACAAATTGATGATAATTGTGTATAAGTGAAGTTTTTTTATCAGAGCGAAAAAAGTGAAGCTTTTTCAACGCATTTGTTTCTCAAATATAATatttcatcttttatttcatgattttcctttattttcttcttttggcgAGCTTAAGAATTATACTTTCATCTTCGTatcaaaattgaaagaaattgagTAACGCGAGATGTCTTATGAAATGTCATCCACAATTGATTTGGCTTTTAGATGTGTACTAGCAAACAATACCCCCGCGCGATGCTGCGGGATTGAAAATCGTATAAAATTTTGTATAGTACCATTTTCATACAAAAGATTTAGTAGATAGTCCTATTAAAAATCGTACAAAATCTATAAACAATCAGATTGTGATACATAAGCTTAATATGTGCATACCCCTCTTTACTTTGAACTCCCCTGTATACAACAACAATGAAGTCTTAACTTACAAAAATCAgagattaaattaaataaaaattccaaTAAAACTTAATCACAAATTTCATTTGGATATTTATcaaatatccaaaaaaaaaaaaaaaaaagaagattgaAAGAGTCAAATGAGAGAattatgtcacagcccgtcccggaattattaattccgaggacgtgagaTGACCAATGtgaccttaaacgggattaaggtgtgtaaatgtatgacatttgttttactttaagatcctaaactagggttagatttatatttgtatgtgtTAATTTGTGCTTGGACTTAGGTAGGGCCTCCTACCCTGAATTCCCTCCCTAAAACCCGTaacctttcttctctcttcttctttcattccagactctctctctcttattcttttctgaaaactctctcattctctctcttactctcgaactcacGGCAACCACCAAGAACCACCACAATCTTGTACCAACGTTCCATTTAAGACCACCATCGTGATCCTGGGGACTTCACGAGCACGGGGATACCAATTTCAGGTGAGTttcacttcgaaaaccctagttctaaagttgccgtgagatgacactgttcatgagctttgaattggttacgttttaggctaaaacaagatcacagcgagtttagtaaggtcccaaggaagctcggagtgcttcgttggaagtttttggacgtaagaacacggagatcgacaagttcaaagtttggccggagctttcgaggcgttttccggcgaatccccggcgagttaggagtcgaggtaggtatcaatctcttcgtctcgtcaagtaatacaactttcctttttgtttcactcaatttagttgagtattgaagaagttatactcatttgaaaaatacccagtttccggcgacctccgaggctttcgaggcagtttccggccaaaacacggcgaactaggtgttgtgcaaggtaccattctctttgtctattcaagggctacaactttcgtttttgaatcacttgatttcgttgagaaatgacaaagttatggcaatttgaaaaactgcccggaaaacggccgccggaaaaaccagtccggcgacccaaggaagaagaaggtgctacagtaaaaataaaaaataaaaataaaattattttaaaaatatgttgacgtccgtgacgtcgagtagatcactgtggtatattcatatacctaaattgaacaccgtatgagaaagttattgaggattgttggttaggtgttcaaataacgttttatagttttcacatttaggtgaaaatgtgaattgatgatccgaccgttggatcgtcaccaaaatttgatacgttgtaatacgtaatatttgaggattattggaacttacggattgggaatccgagttacggatcttccggaattggaattgtaagtccataatataaaatgttaaccgtcacttagttttggaaattgacggagatccgaccgttggatggtaatgaaattttaggatgttgtcctagaggtataatgtggacctctggaagttatggatttaaaatctgagtggcagatcttccggatcgatcaacgtagtgacgtattttatataagttatgtattctatcgatatgaattctgagcctggatttgattactattctaggcggcgatcgtcatgacgccttgatgtgtggtgctagggagttgttggacgaactccaggtgagtgggcagttttgttttccgtatatatatatacttgacgtttcccagaaattgaattgaaatgaaaatatgtttaaaatgaaatgcatatgagttatgtggaaaaacgggaagtgaaataccatgcatagaattgatatgaaaagtatatagaaatgtgagttgaaatgccatgcatgaattaatatatgatgcatatgtatgaattggtgcggtggacgcacatgtaagaattgatttatgatgcatatgtatgaattggtgcggtggacgcacaggtaagaattgatttatgatgcatatgtatgaattggtgcggtggacgcacatgtaagaat of Malus sylvestris chromosome 6, drMalSylv7.2, whole genome shotgun sequence contains these proteins:
- the LOC126627007 gene encoding uncharacterized protein LOC126627007 isoform X2 — protein: MVRLRGGAKREQTSPLGEIGDEIKAMDVEDDNARDGKKRHKIGDQTDSFAEMNTKNLLKLLEDGTKCVGNLVELERIKEGNKVLVRDRDMQRRVAEKKPEIQKKDMRVEACISKPALQPSADELARAKAEARKKILPCPRCESLNTRFEQFKYSNLRKEKRLCRDCKRSWIVGGKLRRGGVNNSLKLGLVPL
- the LOC126627007 gene encoding uncharacterized protein LOC126627007 isoform X1, which codes for MVRLRGGAKREQTSPLGEIGDEIKAMDVEDDNARADGKKRHKIGDQTDSFAEMNTKNLLKLLEDGTKCVGNLVELERIKEGNKVLVRDRDMQRRVAEKKPEIQKKDMRVEACISKPALQPSADELARAKAEARKKILPCPRCESLNTRFEQFKYSNLRKEKRLCRDCKRSWIVGGKLRRGGVNNSLKLGLVPL